Proteins found in one Streptomyces sp. CB09001 genomic segment:
- a CDS encoding polysaccharide deacetylase family protein, with the protein MARHGGGRGWYGKVVGAALGVTVLAVGASVWTAQADSVGGGATPRASAPATPGGAAKPVDISIAHASDAGPRGVNITIDDGPDPAWTPQVLDLLDEYGVKATFCMTGLQAEAHPDLVKDVVAAGHRLCDHTVSHDTTMDKKSEAYQSKEILDAERMIIKASGGVRPVYYRAPGGAFTPYSRKLAASHGMRPLGWNVDTKDFERPGADAIVATVKRELPNGPTILFHDAGGDRTQTVEALRQVLPWLKEQGHTFGFPVR; encoded by the coding sequence GGCGCTCGGTGTGACGGTGCTCGCCGTCGGCGCCTCGGTGTGGACCGCGCAGGCCGACTCCGTCGGCGGCGGCGCGACGCCGCGGGCGTCCGCGCCGGCCACTCCGGGCGGCGCCGCCAAGCCCGTCGACATCAGCATCGCGCACGCCTCGGACGCGGGGCCGCGCGGCGTGAACATCACCATCGACGACGGCCCCGACCCCGCGTGGACGCCTCAGGTGCTCGACCTGCTGGACGAGTACGGCGTGAAGGCCACCTTCTGCATGACGGGCCTTCAGGCCGAGGCCCACCCGGATCTCGTGAAGGACGTCGTCGCGGCCGGGCACCGGCTGTGCGACCACACGGTGTCGCACGACACCACCATGGACAAGAAGTCCGAGGCCTACCAGTCCAAGGAGATCCTCGACGCCGAGCGCATGATCATCAAGGCGTCCGGGGGTGTGCGGCCGGTGTACTACCGGGCCCCCGGCGGGGCGTTCACCCCCTACAGCCGCAAGCTCGCCGCCTCCCACGGCATGCGCCCGCTGGGCTGGAACGTGGACACCAAGGACTTCGAGCGGCCGGGCGCGGACGCCATCGTCGCCACCGTCAAGCGGGAGCTGCCCAACGGGCCGACCATCCTCTTCCACGACGCCGGGGGCGACCGCACCCAGACCGTCGAAGCCCTGCGGCAGGTCCTGCCCTGGCTGAAGGAGCAGGGCCACACCTTCGGCTTCCCGGTGCGGTGA
- a CDS encoding FAD-dependent oxidoreductase — protein sequence MQHTPRHRIVVLGAGYAGAVAAGRLARRLRSEDAAITLVNAEPHFVERVRMHQLAVGQDLRARPLDEMFANTGVEVRIARVTGVDADRRTVAVTDEDGAGELAYDTLVYALGSAWNPQDVPGAAEHAHEIAGRPGALRLRERLAGLEAGRTVVVVGGGLTGLEAASEIAEARPDLDVSLTARGELGDWLSPKGRRHLRKVFAALGVTAHENAAVTAVAADHVVTADGTAVPADVTVWTTGFAVHPLASATTLHVTDTGRIVVDGTMRSVSHPDVYAVGDAALAAGPGDRPLRMSCASGVPTAWQAADAIAARLTGGKLPKVTPRYFNQCISLGRGQGLIQYVTADDRAVRAALTGRLAALYKELVCKSAAWGVANPTLGVPTRRRPVAPRTPEPVPTT from the coding sequence ATGCAGCACACCCCGCGGCACCGCATCGTCGTCCTGGGCGCCGGATACGCCGGAGCCGTCGCCGCCGGCCGTCTCGCCAGGCGGCTGCGGAGCGAGGACGCGGCCATCACCCTCGTCAACGCCGAGCCCCACTTCGTCGAACGGGTCAGGATGCACCAGCTCGCCGTCGGCCAGGACCTCAGGGCCCGGCCGCTCGACGAGATGTTCGCGAACACCGGGGTCGAGGTGCGGATCGCACGGGTCACCGGCGTGGACGCCGACCGCAGGACCGTCGCCGTCACCGACGAGGACGGCGCCGGTGAACTGGCCTACGACACCCTCGTCTACGCCCTCGGCAGCGCCTGGAACCCGCAGGACGTCCCCGGTGCCGCGGAGCACGCCCACGAGATCGCCGGCCGGCCGGGAGCGCTCCGGCTGCGCGAACGCCTGGCGGGGCTGGAGGCCGGCCGGACCGTGGTCGTCGTCGGCGGCGGGCTCACCGGCCTGGAGGCCGCGTCCGAGATCGCCGAGGCCCGTCCGGACCTCGACGTGTCGCTCACGGCCCGCGGCGAACTCGGCGACTGGCTCTCCCCCAAGGGCCGCCGCCACCTGCGGAAGGTCTTCGCCGCCCTCGGCGTCACGGCGCACGAGAACGCCGCCGTCACGGCCGTGGCCGCGGACCACGTCGTCACCGCCGACGGCACGGCCGTCCCGGCCGACGTCACGGTGTGGACCACCGGATTCGCCGTCCACCCCCTGGCGAGCGCCACCACGCTGCACGTCACCGACACCGGCCGGATCGTGGTCGACGGGACCATGCGCTCGGTGTCCCACCCGGACGTGTACGCGGTCGGCGACGCGGCGCTGGCGGCGGGACCCGGCGACCGGCCGCTGCGGATGTCGTGCGCCTCGGGCGTGCCCACCGCCTGGCAGGCCGCCGACGCCATCGCCGCCCGGCTGACCGGCGGGAAGCTGCCGAAGGTGACGCCGCGCTACTTCAACCAGTGCATCTCGCTGGGCCGGGGCCAGGGCCTGATCCAGTACGTCACCGCCGACGACCGCGCCGTGCGCGCGGCGCTGACCGGACGGCTCGCCGCCCTCTACAAGGAACTCGTCTGCAAGTCCGCGGCCTGGGGCGTCGCCAACCCGACCCTCGGCGTCCCGACCCGTCGCCGCCCGGTGGCGCCCCGCACCCCGGAGCCGGTCCCGACGACCTGA
- the sigJ gene encoding RNA polymerase sigma factor SigJ, which translates to MALTVSDVERFEASRHRLEAIAYRLLGSASEAEDAVQETFLRWQAADVARVEVPEAWLTKVLTNLCLNQLTSARARRETYVGQWLPEPLLAGDPMLGPAETAEQRESVSLAVLALLERLSPGERAVYVLREAFGYPHREIAAILDITEDASQQTLHRARKHVAQGRARTEVDETAARRIVDEFLAAATSGRTEPLVELLTQDAVSIGDGGGKVPARAKAFEGAHAVATFLRGLFKPGRAKRELTGGPAEIHAATANGDPALVAVVHGRVIGIMCLEVTPEGLAGFRNQVNPDKLERATRRWEAGEHGEPLFQI; encoded by the coding sequence ATGGCCCTGACCGTGAGCGACGTGGAACGGTTCGAGGCCTCCAGGCACCGTCTGGAGGCCATCGCCTACCGCCTCCTCGGCTCGGCGAGCGAGGCGGAGGACGCCGTGCAGGAGACGTTCCTGCGCTGGCAGGCGGCCGACGTCGCACGGGTCGAGGTTCCCGAGGCCTGGCTGACCAAGGTCCTCACCAACCTGTGCCTCAACCAGCTCACCTCGGCCCGCGCCCGCCGGGAGACCTACGTGGGCCAGTGGCTGCCCGAGCCGCTGCTCGCCGGGGACCCGATGCTCGGCCCGGCGGAGACGGCCGAGCAGCGCGAGTCGGTCTCCCTGGCGGTCCTCGCCCTGCTGGAGCGGCTCTCCCCGGGCGAGCGGGCGGTGTACGTCCTGCGTGAGGCCTTCGGCTACCCGCACCGGGAGATCGCCGCGATCCTCGACATCACGGAGGACGCCAGCCAGCAGACCCTGCACCGGGCCAGGAAGCACGTCGCGCAGGGCAGGGCCCGCACCGAGGTCGACGAGACCGCGGCCCGGCGGATCGTCGACGAGTTCCTCGCGGCGGCCACCAGCGGCCGGACCGAACCGCTGGTCGAACTGCTCACCCAGGACGCCGTGTCGATCGGCGACGGCGGCGGAAAGGTGCCGGCCCGCGCCAAGGCGTTCGAGGGCGCCCACGCCGTGGCGACGTTCCTGCGGGGCCTGTTCAAGCCCGGCAGGGCCAAGCGCGAGCTGACCGGCGGTCCCGCCGAGATCCACGCCGCCACCGCCAACGGCGACCCCGCCCTGGTGGCCGTCGTGCACGGCCGGGTCATCGGGATCATGTGCCTGGAGGTCACCCCCGAGGGGCTCGCGGGCTTCCGCAACCAGGTCAACCCCGACAAGCTCGAACGCGCCACCCGCCGGTGGGAGGCCGGCGAGCACGGGGAACCCCTGTTCCAGATCTGA
- a CDS encoding potassium-transporting ATPase subunit C: MNTSLTNAARLFTAGLRALLVLTVVTGIVYPLVVTGVAQGLFPGKANGSEIEADGKVVGSSLIGQSYNLPLKEGQETPEPDLKWFQGRPANGLGTNSVNTQYELILSGATNRSADNPELVQWVKDAKAAVVKDNSVPGHPVRPQDVPADAVTSSGSGLDPDISPRYADLQVHRVAERNGLPAERVQELVDEHTAPRTLGFIGEPRVNVLELNIALGELVAPGAGR, translated from the coding sequence ATGAACACCTCCCTGACCAACGCCGCCCGGCTGTTCACGGCGGGCCTGCGCGCCCTGCTCGTCCTGACCGTGGTCACCGGCATCGTCTACCCGCTCGTCGTCACCGGCGTCGCCCAGGGGCTGTTCCCCGGAAAGGCGAACGGCTCCGAGATCGAGGCGGACGGGAAAGTCGTCGGATCCTCCCTGATCGGCCAGTCCTACAACCTGCCGCTGAAGGAGGGCCAGGAGACTCCGGAGCCGGACCTGAAATGGTTCCAGGGCCGCCCCGCCAACGGCCTCGGCACCAACAGCGTCAACACGCAGTACGAGCTGATCCTGTCCGGGGCCACCAACCGTTCCGCCGACAACCCGGAACTCGTCCAGTGGGTGAAGGACGCCAAGGCCGCCGTCGTCAAGGACAACTCCGTGCCCGGACACCCTGTGCGGCCGCAGGACGTACCCGCGGACGCCGTCACCTCCTCCGGCTCCGGCCTGGACCCGGACATCTCCCCGCGGTACGCCGACCTCCAGGTGCACCGGGTCGCCGAGAGGAACGGCCTGCCCGCCGAGCGCGTCCAGGAGCTCGTCGACGAGCACACCGCACCCCGCACCCTCGGCTTCATCGGCGAACCGCGGGTGAACGTCCTCGAACTCAACATCGCGCTCGGGGAACTGGTGGCGCCGGGGGCCGGCCGCTGA
- the kdpB gene encoding potassium-transporting ATPase subunit KdpB, translating into MSTTTPTRAPHDDAPSGHQPGQGRVGGGLFDPKQLVKSLPDAFRKLDPRVMVKSPVMFVVLVGSVLTTAFSFTDPGDWFGWTISAWLWLTVLFANLAEAVAEGRGKAQADTLRKARTDTVAHRADGTTVPGTALTVGDLVVCEAGDVIPGDGDVVEGVASVDESAITGESAPVIRESGGDRSAVTGGTKVLSDRIVVRITTKPGETFIDRMISLVEGAARLKTPNEIALNILLASLTVVFLLACATLPPFAGYAGTHLDMIVLVALLVCLIPTTIGALLSAIGIAGMDRLVQRNVLAMSGRAVEAAGDVSTLLLDKTGTITLGNRQAAEFVPVGGVTAAELADAAQLSSLADETPEGRSIVVLAKEKYGLRKRPPVAHHRPSEEALRASSSGELVGAEWIGFTAQTRMSGVDADGRKVRKGAAGSVVAWVRERGGSVTEDADAAVERISAAGGTPLLVAVEDGRGARVLGVVHLKDVVKRGMRERFDELRRMGIRTVMITGDNPLTAKAIAEEAGVDDFLAEATPEDKMALIKREQAGGKLVAMTGDGTNDAPALAQADVGVAMNTGTSAAKEAGNMVDLDSDPTKLIEIVEIGKQLLITRGALTTFSIANDVAKYFAIIPALFAAVYPGLDKLNIMGLSSPDSAILSAVVFNALIILVLVPLALKGVRYRPMSADRMLRRNLAVYGLGGLIAPFIGIKLIDLIVSLIPGIG; encoded by the coding sequence CGCCGCACGACGACGCACCCTCCGGGCACCAGCCCGGCCAGGGCCGCGTCGGCGGGGGCCTCTTCGACCCCAAGCAGCTGGTCAAGTCGCTGCCCGACGCGTTCCGCAAGCTCGACCCGCGGGTGATGGTGAAGTCGCCCGTCATGTTCGTCGTCCTCGTCGGCTCCGTGCTGACCACGGCCTTCTCCTTCACCGATCCCGGTGACTGGTTCGGCTGGACGATCAGCGCCTGGCTCTGGCTGACCGTGCTCTTCGCCAACCTGGCGGAGGCGGTCGCCGAGGGCCGCGGCAAGGCCCAGGCCGACACCCTGCGCAAGGCCAGGACCGACACCGTCGCCCACCGCGCCGACGGCACCACGGTCCCCGGCACCGCACTCACGGTCGGCGACCTGGTGGTCTGCGAGGCCGGGGACGTCATCCCCGGCGACGGCGACGTCGTCGAGGGCGTCGCCTCGGTCGACGAGTCGGCGATCACCGGCGAGTCGGCGCCCGTCATCCGCGAGTCCGGCGGCGACCGGTCCGCGGTCACCGGCGGGACCAAGGTGCTCTCCGACCGCATCGTCGTCCGGATCACCACGAAGCCGGGCGAGACGTTCATCGACCGGATGATCAGCCTGGTCGAGGGAGCGGCCCGGCTGAAGACGCCGAACGAGATCGCGCTGAACATCCTGCTGGCCTCGCTGACCGTCGTCTTCCTGCTGGCCTGCGCCACCCTCCCGCCGTTCGCCGGCTACGCGGGCACCCACCTGGACATGATCGTGCTGGTGGCCCTGCTGGTCTGCCTCATCCCGACCACGATCGGCGCCCTGCTCTCCGCGATCGGCATCGCGGGCATGGACCGCCTGGTGCAGCGCAACGTGCTGGCGATGTCGGGCCGCGCGGTCGAGGCCGCCGGTGACGTCTCCACGCTGCTCCTCGACAAGACCGGCACGATCACGCTGGGCAACCGGCAGGCGGCCGAGTTCGTGCCGGTGGGCGGTGTGACGGCGGCCGAACTCGCCGACGCCGCCCAGCTCTCCTCGCTCGCCGACGAGACCCCCGAGGGCCGCTCGATCGTCGTCCTCGCCAAGGAGAAGTACGGCCTGCGTAAACGCCCACCCGTCGCCCACCACCGCCCTTCTGAGGAAGCGCTTCGCGCCTCTTCTTCGGGCGAACTCGTCGGCGCCGAATGGATCGGGTTCACCGCCCAGACCCGCATGTCGGGCGTGGACGCCGACGGCCGCAAGGTCCGCAAGGGCGCGGCGGGCTCCGTCGTCGCCTGGGTCCGGGAGCGCGGCGGCTCGGTGACCGAGGACGCGGACGCGGCCGTCGAGCGCATCTCCGCGGCGGGCGGCACCCCGCTGCTCGTCGCCGTCGAGGACGGGCGCGGCGCCCGCGTCCTGGGCGTCGTCCACCTCAAGGACGTCGTCAAGCGGGGCATGCGCGAGCGGTTCGACGAGCTGCGCCGCATGGGCATCAGGACCGTCATGATCACGGGCGACAACCCGCTCACGGCGAAGGCGATCGCCGAGGAGGCGGGCGTCGACGACTTCCTCGCCGAGGCCACGCCCGAGGACAAGATGGCCCTCATCAAGCGCGAGCAGGCCGGCGGCAAGCTGGTCGCGATGACCGGCGACGGCACCAACGACGCCCCCGCGCTGGCCCAGGCGGACGTCGGGGTGGCCATGAACACCGGCACGTCGGCCGCCAAGGAGGCCGGCAACATGGTCGACCTCGACTCCGACCCCACCAAGCTGATCGAGATCGTCGAGATCGGCAAGCAGTTGCTGATCACGCGCGGGGCGCTCACGACGTTCTCCATCGCCAACGACGTGGCCAAGTACTTCGCGATCATCCCGGCGCTCTTCGCGGCGGTCTACCCGGGCCTGGACAAGCTCAACATCATGGGTCTGTCCTCCCCGGACTCCGCGATCCTGTCCGCGGTGGTCTTCAACGCGCTGATCATCCTCGTGCTGGTGCCGCTCGCGCTGAAGGGCGTGCGCTACCGGCCCATGAGCGCCGACCGGATGCTGCGCCGCAACCTCGCCGTCTACGGACTGGGCGGGCTGATCGCCCCGTTCATCGGCATCAAGCTCATCGACCTGATCGTCTCGCTCATTCCCGGGATCGGCTGA